The genomic region CAAGGTGATTTAGAAATATGGAGAAATCGTATAGTAGTACAAGATGGACAAGTAAAAGATATAAATAAAGAAATAGAATTATCTACAGCTAGAAAAATAGAACCTGATTTTGAAATTGGAGAAGAAGTGACAGAAAAAGTGGAATTACAATCTTTAGGACGTAGAGCCATTTTATCTCTAAGACAAAATTTACTTTCTAAAATTAACGAATATGATAATACAAATACTTATAAAAAATTTAAAAATAAAATAGGAGAAATAATTAATGTAGAAGTTTATCATGTTTTACCGAAACAAATAATTATGAGAGATGATGAACAAAATGAAATGGTTTTACCTAAACAAGAACAAATTCCAAGTGACTTTTTTAGGAAAGGAGATCCAGTTAGAGCCTTAGTAAAGCGAGTTGAATGGAAAGATAATAAACCTTTTGCTATTCTTAGTAGAAAAGACGAATCTTTTTTAGAGGAACTTTTTAAGTTAGAAATCCCAGAAGTTTCGGATGGTTTAATTACAGTCAAAAAAGTAGCACGTATTCCAGGAGAAAAAGCTAAAATTGCTGTAGAATCTTATGATGATCGAATAGATCCAGTTGGAGCTTGTGTAGGAATGAAAGGTTCTAGAATTCATCCAATTGTTAGGGAATTAAAAAATGAAAATATAGATGTTATTAATTATACCTCTAATATACAATTATATATTACACGATCTTTAAGTCCTGCTAGAATTTCTATGATGGAAGTTAATGAAGAAAATAAATATGTCAATGTATATGTAAAAATTGAAGAAATATCGAAAGCAATTGGAAAAGGAGGTCAAAATATTAAATTAGCGAGTCAATTAACCGGATATAAAATTCATATATTTAGAGATTTTCCTTATGAAGATGACGTAGAATTAACAGAATTTTCTGATGAAATCGAATCAGAAGTTTTGGAAAAATTTCATAAAGTCGGTTTAAATACGGCAAAATCTGTTTTAAACTACAATAAAAATGATCTAAAAAAACGTACTAATCTGGAAGAAAAAGTTATAAATAAAGTATTCACTATTTTAAGAAAAGAATTTGAAGAAGTATAAATATATCATTTTTCATTTTTTTTCTTTATAATATTTTTATTTTTGTTTTACCATTAAAATACATTTTATATTTTTATATGACTGATAAAATCAGATTAAAAACAGTATTAACAAAATTTAACATTTCTTTACAAAGAGTAATTAGTTTTTTACAAAAAAAAGGAATTGAAATAGAACATAATCCTAATGCAAAAATAGGAGAAAAAATATATAAGTTTCTTGTTCGTGAATTTCAAACTTTTAAAGAAATACGAGATGCATCAGAAAAAGTTTTTTTGCAAAAAAGAATAGAAAAAGAAAAAATAAAAAAAGAATTACTAAAATCAAAACATATTCGACATTATCCAATTATACGTGCAAAATCGGAAAAGTTAATTGAATTTAAAAAAATAGAAAAAATAGATATTGATACATTAGAAAATAAATATGGGACTAAAGAAGAAAAAAAAAATAATTTACATCAACATATACATAAAGTAAAAAAAATAGATAACAAATTAAAACATCATAATAAACCTGAACATATTGATACCATTTATCAAAAATTAGATGGAGTCATGTTAACAGGAGATAGGATCGATTTATCTCAATTTGAGAAAAAAAAAACGAAATTAGAAATTAAAAAAAAACGAAAAAGAATTAAAAAAGAAATTTTCATAGAAGAAAATATTTCTATAGAAAAAAAGAAAAATAAAGGAAAAGAAAAAAGATCTTCCTTTAAAAAACATTCTAATGAAAAAAAAATAGATAAATCTAGAAACAAAAAGAATATACAAAAATCGGAAATTACTGATGAACAAATCAAAAAACAAATTAAAGAAACTTTGGAAAAATTATCTTCCAAAGGAATGAAATCAAAAGCGTCAAAAATTAGAAAAGAAAAACGTCAGTTTAAAAAAGAAAAAAGACTTTTACAAAATGAAATAGAAAATAAAAAAGAAGAAAAAATTCTTAAACTAGCTGAATTTACGACAGTTAATGAATTGGCTTCCATGATGAAAGTCAATGCTACTGATGTGATAATATCTTGTATGTCTTTAGGAATTATGGTGACTATGAATCAAAGATTAGATGCCGAAATATTAACTTTAGTAGCAGATGAATTTGGATTTAATGTTAAATTTGTTGGACTGGATTTAGAAGAAGCTGTTCAAGATGATAAAGATTTAGAAGAACATTTAAAACCAAGACCTCCTATTATTACTGTGATGGGACATGTTGATCATGGAAAAACTTCTTTATTAGATTATATTAGAAATACTAATGTAATTGCAGGGGAAGCGGGGGGTATTACCCAACATATAGCGGCTTATAGTGTAGAATGTTCTAATAATCAGAGTATTACTTTTTTAGATACTCCAGGTCATGAAGCTTTCACCGCCATGCGTGCGAGAGGAGCACAAATAACAGATATTGCGATTATAGTTATAGCAGCTGATGATCAAGTGATGCAGCAAACTAAAGAAGCAATTAGTCATGCTCAAGCAGCTAATGTTCCTATTCTTTTTGTTTTCAATAAAATGGACAAATCTAATGCCAATTCTGATAAAATAAGGGAACAATTAGCTAGTTTAAACTTTTTAGTCAAAGAATGGGGAGGAAAATATACTACTCAAGAAATATCAGCTAAATTAGGAACTGGAATAGATGAACTATTAAAAAAAGTTCTTTTAGTTGCTCAATCATTAAATTTAAAAGCTAATCCCAATAAACCAGCTATAGGAACAGTTATAGAGGCTTCATTAGATAAAGGAAGAGGATATATTACAACTTTACTTTTACAAGGAGGAACATTAAAAGTGGGAGATTATGTTTTGGCAGGAAGTCATCATGGAAAAGTAAAAAATATTTTAGATGAACGAGGAAAATCTATTTTTTCAGCAGGACCATCTAAACCTATTACTATCTTAGGATTAAATGGAGCGCCTACTGCTGGAGATAAATTTAAAGTCTTTAAAGACGAAAAAGAAGCTAAACAACTTGCTTCTAGAAGGGAACAATTACAAAGAGAACAAAATATACGAGCTCAAAAACACCTTACTTTGGATGAAATAGGAAGACGTATAGCGTTAGGAGATTTTAAAGAATTAAAAATTATTCTTAAAGGAGACGTAGATGGATCAGTGGAAGCCATTGCTGATGCTCTTCAAAAATTATCTACAAATACAATTATAATCAATATTATTTATAAAGGAGTTGGTCAGATTACAGAATCTGATGTTTTATTAGCAAGTGCTTCAGATGCTGTTATTATAGGATTTAATGTTCGTCCTAATATTGGAGCCAATAATATAGCCAAAAAAGAGAATATCGAAATACGAACTTATTCTATTATATACGATGTGACCAACGATATTCAGGAAGCTATGGATGGAATGTTATCTCCTGAAATTAGAGAAAAAATATTAGGAAACGCTGAAATTAGAGAAATATTTAAAATACCGAAAGCAGGAACAATAGCTGGATGTATGGTTATAGAAGGAAAATTATTACGTCAAGCAAAAGTAAGATTAATTAGAGAGGGAATTGTTATTCACAATGGAGAATTTACTTCTATTAAACGTTTCAAAGAAGATGTCAAAGAAGTTTCAAAAGGATATGAATGTGGATTAGGAATTAAAAATTATCATAATCTAAAATCTGGAGATATTATAGAAGTTTATGAAGAATCATCTGAATATTATAAAAAAAGTTAATCAATATGATTTATAGAACACATAATTGTGGAGAATTGAGTCGAAAAGATATTGGAAAAGAGGTGACATTATCTGGATGGATTCAAAAAATTAGAAATTTAGGATCTTTATTTTTCATAGATATTAGAGATTATTTCGGAGTTACACAATTGATTATTTCTAAAAAGTCAGTCAAAAAAAATTTTTTTTTAGGAAAAGAATTTTTGATTAAAGTAAAAGGTAAAGTTGTAAAAAGATTATCTAAAAATAACAATATTCCTACAGGCGAAATCGAAATTTCGGTATCTCATATAGATTTATTAAATTCATCTTTATCTCTTCCTTTCAGTATAGAAAATGAAACCGATGGAAATGAAGAAATTAGAATGTTTTATCGATATCTTGATATTAGAAGAAATCCTATTAAAAATAATTTAATTCTTCGTCATAATTTATCTTTGGAAACACGTAATTTTCTTTCTAAGAATGGATTTTTAGAAATAGAAACTCCTACATTAATAAATTACACTTCAGAAGGAGCTAGAAGTTTTGTTGTTCCTTCTAGAAGACATCCTAATAAATTTTATGCATTAGCTCAATCTCCACAATTATTTAAGCAACTGTTAATGATAGGAGGAATAGACAAATATTTTCAAATTGTCAAATGTTTTAGAGATGAAGATTCTCGTTCTGATAGACAAATAGAATTTACACAAATAGATTGTGAAATGTCTTTTGTAGAAGTACATGATGTGTTAATATTTTTTGAACATTTTATTAAACATATTTTCAAAGAAATAAAGAACATTTCATTAGATCCTTTTCCTTCTATTTCTTATTATGATGCTATAAAAATGTATGGGACAGATTCTCCTGATATTCGTTTTGGAATGCCTTTTATTGAATTGAATGATTTAATTCAAAAGAAAAATATTAATTTTTTAAAAATACAAGAATTGGTAATAGGAATTAAAATTAATAAAAGTCATAATACTCATGAAAAAATAAATTTTTTTTTGAAAAAAATAAAAAATCCAAATTTTTTTTGGATAAAATACTTATATGATCGAACTTTTATTCATTCCAATCAAAACTTTTTAAATAAAGAAATTATAAAAATTTTTGTAAAACATTTTGAAGCTATTCCCGGAGATTTATTATTTTTTTCTTATGGAAAAGAAAAAAAAGCTAGAGAAGAACTTGGAAAGATACGGATAAAAATAGCAGATTTTTTAAATTTAAAAAATCCTAATGTTTTTAAACCTTTATGGATTAAAGATTTACCTCTATTGGAATGGGAAAATGAATCTAAAAAATATAAATCGGTACATCATCCGTTTACGAGTCCCAAAGAAGAAGATATTGATTTTTTGAAAAACAATCCAGAAAACATACGTTCTAAATCTTACGATTTGATTATAAATGGGATAGAAATAGGAAGTGGATCTATACGTATTCACAATAAAAACGTACAAAATTTAATTTTTAAACATTTAGGATTATCTCAAAAAGAAATCGAATATAAATATGGTTTTTTTATAAAAGCTTTTGAATATGGGATTCCTCCTCATGGAGGGATCGCTTTTGGACTAGATAGATTAGTTAATCTTTTAGAAGGAAATAAAAATATAAAAGATTTTATTGCTTTTCCAAAAAATAATTATGGAAAAGATATAATGATAAATACTCCATCTTTTTTAGAAAAAGAAAAATTAAAAGAATTACATTTACGTTAAATGATTTTGATATCGTAAACAAGATTCTTTATACACAAAAATGGCTTCTTTTTGGTCTTTCCAAGGTCCTATTTTCACTTTTTTGTTTTCTAAATCTTTATATACCAAAAAAAAATGCTCTATCTCTTTTCTAGTATGTAAAGATATTTCATCAATATTATTTATAATATTATAATTTGGATCAGCAAGAGGAACACAAATGATCTTTTCATCTTTTCCTTTTTCATCTGTCATAAAAAAAATTCCTATTGGTTTTACTTTTATTAAACAACCTGGTATTGTAGGTTCTGTTAAGAAAACTAAAACATCTAATGGATCCCCATCCATAGAAAGAGTTTTTGGAATAAAACCATAATCTGTTGGATAACTCATAGGAGAATATAATACTCGATCTAATCGAATTAGATTATTTTTTTTGTCAAATTCATATTTATTTCTACTTCCTTTAGGAATCTCAATCATTGCATCAAAACTGATTTTCATAATTTTTATATTTTTGTATAACAATTAAATTTTTCTAAATATAAAGCTACTTTTTTTGCAAAACATCCACCTAAAACTCCATCTATAACACGATGATCGTAAGAATGAGATAAATAAATTTTATATCTTATTCCTATTAAATCTCCTTTTGGAGTTTCTATGACTGATAATTTTTTTTGAATCATACCTATCGCCATAAT from Blattabacterium cuenoti harbors:
- the nusA gene encoding transcription termination factor NusA; the protein is MDNEALIDSFSDFKYEKNIDRMSLMAILEESIRCVLRKKYESSKNYDIIVNPDQGDLEIWRNRIVVQDGQVKDINKEIELSTARKIEPDFEIGEEVTEKVELQSLGRRAILSLRQNLLSKINEYDNTNTYKKFKNKIGEIINVEVYHVLPKQIIMRDDEQNEMVLPKQEQIPSDFFRKGDPVRALVKRVEWKDNKPFAILSRKDESFLEELFKLEIPEVSDGLITVKKVARIPGEKAKIAVESYDDRIDPVGACVGMKGSRIHPIVRELKNENIDVINYTSNIQLYITRSLSPARISMMEVNEENKYVNVYVKIEEISKAIGKGGQNIKLASQLTGYKIHIFRDFPYEDDVELTEFSDEIESEVLEKFHKVGLNTAKSVLNYNKNDLKKRTNLEEKVINKVFTILRKEFEEV
- the infB gene encoding translation initiation factor IF-2 → MTDKIRLKTVLTKFNISLQRVISFLQKKGIEIEHNPNAKIGEKIYKFLVREFQTFKEIRDASEKVFLQKRIEKEKIKKELLKSKHIRHYPIIRAKSEKLIEFKKIEKIDIDTLENKYGTKEEKKNNLHQHIHKVKKIDNKLKHHNKPEHIDTIYQKLDGVMLTGDRIDLSQFEKKKTKLEIKKKRKRIKKEIFIEENISIEKKKNKGKEKRSSFKKHSNEKKIDKSRNKKNIQKSEITDEQIKKQIKETLEKLSSKGMKSKASKIRKEKRQFKKEKRLLQNEIENKKEEKILKLAEFTTVNELASMMKVNATDVIISCMSLGIMVTMNQRLDAEILTLVADEFGFNVKFVGLDLEEAVQDDKDLEEHLKPRPPIITVMGHVDHGKTSLLDYIRNTNVIAGEAGGITQHIAAYSVECSNNQSITFLDTPGHEAFTAMRARGAQITDIAIIVIAADDQVMQQTKEAISHAQAANVPILFVFNKMDKSNANSDKIREQLASLNFLVKEWGGKYTTQEISAKLGTGIDELLKKVLLVAQSLNLKANPNKPAIGTVIEASLDKGRGYITTLLLQGGTLKVGDYVLAGSHHGKVKNILDERGKSIFSAGPSKPITILGLNGAPTAGDKFKVFKDEKEAKQLASRREQLQREQNIRAQKHLTLDEIGRRIALGDFKELKIILKGDVDGSVEAIADALQKLSTNTIIINIIYKGVGQITESDVLLASASDAVIIGFNVRPNIGANNIAKKENIEIRTYSIIYDVTNDIQEAMDGMLSPEIREKILGNAEIREIFKIPKAGTIAGCMVIEGKLLRQAKVRLIREGIVIHNGEFTSIKRFKEDVKEVSKGYECGLGIKNYHNLKSGDIIEVYEESSEYYKKS
- the aspS gene encoding aspartate--tRNA ligase; protein product: MIYRTHNCGELSRKDIGKEVTLSGWIQKIRNLGSLFFIDIRDYFGVTQLIISKKSVKKNFFLGKEFLIKVKGKVVKRLSKNNNIPTGEIEISVSHIDLLNSSLSLPFSIENETDGNEEIRMFYRYLDIRRNPIKNNLILRHNLSLETRNFLSKNGFLEIETPTLINYTSEGARSFVVPSRRHPNKFYALAQSPQLFKQLLMIGGIDKYFQIVKCFRDEDSRSDRQIEFTQIDCEMSFVEVHDVLIFFEHFIKHIFKEIKNISLDPFPSISYYDAIKMYGTDSPDIRFGMPFIELNDLIQKKNINFLKIQELVIGIKINKSHNTHEKINFFLKKIKNPNFFWIKYLYDRTFIHSNQNFLNKEIIKIFVKHFEAIPGDLLFFSYGKEKKAREELGKIRIKIADFLNLKNPNVFKPLWIKDLPLLEWENESKKYKSVHHPFTSPKEEDIDFLKNNPENIRSKSYDLIINGIEIGSGSIRIHNKNVQNLIFKHLGLSQKEIEYKYGFFIKAFEYGIPPHGGIAFGLDRLVNLLEGNKNIKDFIAFPKNNYGKDIMINTPSFLEKEKLKELHLR
- a CDS encoding inorganic diphosphatase — protein: MKISFDAMIEIPKGSRNKYEFDKKNNLIRLDRVLYSPMSYPTDYGFIPKTLSMDGDPLDVLVFLTEPTIPGCLIKVKPIGIFFMTDEKGKDEKIICVPLADPNYNIINNIDEISLHTRKEIEHFFLVYKDLENKKVKIGPWKDQKEAIFVYKESCLRYQNHLT